One genomic segment of Brassica napus cultivar Da-Ae chromosome A3, Da-Ae, whole genome shotgun sequence includes these proteins:
- the LOC106423341 gene encoding lachrymatory-factor synthase translates to MEQETAASKWEGKQAVQVNGVTVEQAWSVVSDFCNVHEWFPTVDTCHRVEGTDGQVGLVRYCASNKIKDEEIKWAKERLVEIDPVGRCLSYEVLENNVGFGSYVATVKVVPMDGGDESDGKICRIEWSFVSDPVDGWTKENLESYVGFCLQHMADKMEMNL, encoded by the coding sequence ATGGAGCAAGAAACGGCTGCGTCAAAGTGGGAGGGAAAACAAGCCGTCCAAGTCAACGGGGTCACGGTGGAGCAAGCCTGGTCAGTCGTTTCAGACTTCTGCAATGTTCACGAGTGGTTCCCAACTGTTGACACGTGTCACAGAGTGGAAGGAACCGATGGTCAGGTGGGTTTGGTCCGATACTGCGCCTCCAACAAAATCAAAGACGAGGAAATCAAATGGGCTAAAGAGCGTTTGGTCGAGATCGATCCAGTCGGGCGGTGTTTGAGCTACGAGGTCCTTGAAAATAACGTGGGGTTCGGATCTTACGTGGCGACGGTCAAAGTGGTGCCAATGGACGGTGGAGATGAATCGGATGGAAAAATCTGTCGAATCGAGTGGTCGTTTGTGTCCGATCCTGTTGATGGTTGGACGAAGGAAAACCTTGAATCCTACGTGGGTTTTTGTCTTCAACATATGGCGGACAAAATGGAAATGAATCTGTAA
- the LOC106423344 gene encoding GATA transcription factor 9 produces MEQQQLLTPDLLLVAGNSDSFVVDDLLDFSNDNGQPDDGFEPFPDSSTVSAGNLAVSSNSSSLYTDGSAFSDDLCVPCEDLAELEWLSNFVEESFSKEDQDKLQLLSGSLQKPQTTGLTQTHQPEPDLDQIFILTDTDDSNVSVPAKARSKRSRSAASTWASRLLAIAGSHEPCPKKKHHKLKEHDSSGEYEVDGGEAGVERRCLHCATDKTPQWRTGPMGPKTLCNACGVRYKSGRLVPEYRPASSPTFVMARHSNSHRKVMELRRQKEVRDEHLLSQLRCENLLMDIRSNGDDFLIRNDNNHVAPDFRHLI; encoded by the exons ATGGAACAACAACAACTACTGACTCCCGACCTCCTCCTTGTCGCCGGTAACTCCGACTCTTTCGTCGTCGACGACCTTCTTGATTTTTCTAACGACAACGGCCAACCTGACGACGGGTTTGAACCATTTCCTGACTCTTCCACCGTCTCCGCCGGTAATCTCGCCGTTAGCTCCAACTCCTCGTCGCTTTACACCGACGGCAGTGCGTTTTCCGACGACCTCTGTGTTCCG TGTGAAGATTTAGCTGAACTAGAATGGCTATCCAACTTCGTGGAAGAATCATTCTCAAAAGAAGACCAAGACAAGCTCCAGTTACTATCCGGCAGCTTACAGAAACCCCAAACCACCGGGCTAACCCAAACCCACCAACCTGAACCAGACCTGGATCAAATCTTTATTCTCACTGACACCGATGACTCCAACGTCTCCGTTCCCGCCAAAGCGAGAAGCAAGAGGTCACGCTCTGCAGCCTCCACGTGGGCTTCCCGTCTTTTAGCCATCGCCGGCTCCCACGAACCCTGTCCTAAGAAAAAACATCACAAACTTAAAGAACACGACAGCTCCGGAGAATATGAAGTCGACGGCGGAGAAGCCGGAGTAGAGAGACGGTGTCTGCACTGCGCGACGGATAAGACGCCGCAGTGGCGGACGGGACCGATGGGACCAAAGACGCTGTGCAACGCGTGCGGCGTACGTTACAAATCAGGGCGGCTCGTGCCGGAGTACAGACCGGCTTCGAGCCCGACGTTCGTGATGGCGAGGCACTCGAACTCGCACCGGAAAGTGATGGAGCTCCGGCGACAGAAGGAGGTGAGAGATGAGCATTTGCTGAGTCAGCTTCGGTGTGAGAATCTCTTGATGGATATTAGATCCAATGGTGACGATTTCTTAATCCGTAATGATAATAACCACGTGGCTCCTGACTTTAGACACTTAATCTGA